A single window of Periophthalmus magnuspinnatus isolate fPerMag1 chromosome 9, fPerMag1.2.pri, whole genome shotgun sequence DNA harbors:
- the LOC117375948 gene encoding ral guanine nucleotide dissociation stimulator-like isoform X2 has protein sequence MEVKSLFSLHRALAQPVQMCMFDFHVTILDDLSSTQEIGEESEEDAVFTITLRKVQLHHSASKGQRWLGVDSEAALSLYETCKVRTIKAGTLERLVEYMVTAFKDRDSTYVTIFLCTYRSFATTRQVLDLLLNRYAKLQNVPVTAHRVSQDECTELRNTVSSILGAWLDQYSEDFWSPPHYESLHQLLAYLHLHFPGSDLERRARNLLAHFLRRQQCEPDSDGEHIGCPFATQEESGFEDELPAFSFLSFDPIMVAEQFTLMDADLFKKVVPYHCLGGIWSQRDKKGKEHLAPTIRATVAQFNSVTNCVITTCLSNPSLKHTQRARLLERWIDVARECRILKNFSSLRAILSALQCNSIHRLKRTWDEVSRESFRMFRELSEIFSDDNNYSLSRELLVKEGTSKFATLEINPKRAQRRHQQQRDLGVMQGTIPYLGTFLTDLVMMDTAMKDYTENGLINFEKRRKEFEVIAQIKLLQLASNNYSFTQDSHFREWFSGVEKLTEAESYNLSCEIEPLSESASNTLRAKKNGGIMKRWSDRQLTEAGCSSASSHSKSFDQAQYRPYQSGGDSGDALSVTSVSSSGSDLEDVNPSFLSDSPEGHHERKTSTPSVKLSVSALSRDAPVADTTSTFWECTSLSSLDTSGMGSGSGSSSASSSSASCSTPLSASRSHHKRSVSAVSNYSTLSLPLYNQQVDDCCIIRVSLDVENGNMYKSILVTSQDKTPAVIRKAMIKHNLEREKSEDYELMQKIAEDKELRIPDNANVFYAMNSTANYDFVLKKRGSMRPVRAKAVASSTLPRMKQKGLKIAKGIF, from the exons AGCTCCACTCAGGAGATCGGGGAGGAGTCCGAGGAGGATGCGGTCTTCACCATCACACTGCGGAAGGTGCAGTTACACCACTCAGCCAGTAAGGGTCAACGGTGGTTGGGCGTGGACTCGGAGGCGGCCCTGAGCTTGTACGAGACGTGTAAGGTGCGGACGATCAAAGCGGGGACGCTCGAGAGGCTGGTGGAGTACATGGTGACAGCGTTTAAGGACAGAGACTCCACCTACGTCACCATCTTCCTCTGCACGTACCGGTCATTCGCTACCACCAGACAAGTGCTCGATCTGCTGCTCAACAG ATATGCCAAGCTCCAGAATGTGCCTGTCACAGCTCACAGAGTCTCTCAGGACGAGTGCACCGAGCTCAGAAA TACGGTGTCGTCGATCCTGGGTGCGTGGCTGGACCAGTACTCAGAGGACTTCTGGAGCCCTCCGCACTATGAGTCCCTACACCAGTTGTTAGCCTACCTGCACCTGCACTTCCCCGGGTCCGACCTGGAGAGACGCGCTCGCAACCTGCTCGCTCACTTCCTTCGCAGGCAGCAGTGTGAGCCAGACTCCGACG GGGAGCACATTGGCTGTCCATTTGCCACGCAGGAGGAGAGTGGATTTGAAGATGAACTCCCGGCCTTTAGTTTCCTGTCCTTTGACCCCATCATGGTGGCAGAGCAGTTCACACTCATGGACGCG GACCTGTTTAAGAAGGTGGTGCCGTACCACTGTCTGGGTGGTATCTGGTCTCAGAGGGACAAAAAGGGCAAAGAGCATTTAGCGCCGACCATccgagcgacagtagctcagttcaACTCCGTCACCAACTGTGTGATCACCACCTGCCTGAGCAACCCCAGCCTCAAGCACACCCAGAGAGCCCGGCTGCTCGAGAGGTGGATCGACGTCGCACGG GAGTGTCGGATTTTGAAAAACTTCTCGTCGTTAAGAGCCATTTTATCAGCGCTTCAGTGTAACTCCATTCACCGACTCAAGAGGACCTGGGACGAAGTTTCACG AGAGAGTTTCCGAATGTTCCGTGAACTGTCTGAAATCTTCTCTGACGACAATAACTACTCCCTCAGCCGAGAGCTGCTGGTGAAG GAGGGCACGTCCAAATTTGCCACTTTGGAAATCAACCCAAAACGAGCCCAGAGGAGACACCAGCAGCAGAGAGACCTG GGCGTGATGCAGGGGACCATTCCGTATCTGGGCACTTTTCTGACGGACCTTGTTATGATGGACACTGCCATGAAAGACTACACAGAG aACGGGCTTATCAACTTCGAAAAGAGACGGAAG GAGTTTGAGGTGATAGCTCAGATCAAACTGCTGCAGTTGGCCTCTAATAACTACAGCTTCACTCAGGACAGCCACTTCAGAGAGTGGTTCAGCGGAGTGGAGAAGCTCACCGAAGCAGAAAG TTATAACCTGTCATGTGAAATCGAGCCTTTGTCTGAATCGGCCAGTAACACTTTGAGGGCCAAAAAGAACGGAGGCATCATGAAGCGTTGGAGCGA TCGTCAGCTGACAGAGGCGGGCTGCAGCAGCGCCTCGTCCCACTCCAAGTCCTTTGACCAGGCGCAGTATCGGCCGTACCAGAGTGGGGGCGACAGTGGGGATGCCCTCAGTGTGACCTCAGTCAGCTCCAGTGGGTCTGACCTGGAGGACGTCAACCCCAGCTTCTTATCCGACTCTCCAGAGGGACACCACGAACGCAAG acgTCCACTCCCTCAGTGAAgctgtctgtctctgctctgagcaGAGACGCTCCTGTCGCTGACACCACCTCTACG TTCTGGGAGTGCACGTCGCTCTCGTCTCTGGACACGTCAGGGAtgggctctggctctggctcctcttcggcttcctcttcttctgcctCCTGCTCCACACCCCTGTCCGCCTCTCGCTCTCACCACAAACGTTCTGTCTCCGCTGTGTCCAACTACTCCACCCTATCCCTGCCCCTGTACAACCAGCAGGTGGATGATTGCTGCATCATTCGCGTCAGCCTGGACGTGGAGAACGGCAACATGTACAAGAGCATACTG GTGACGAGTCAGGACAAGACTCCAGCTGTGATCAGAAAAGCCATGATCAAACACaacctggagagagagaagagcgaggACTACGAGCTCATGCAGAAGATCGCAGAGGACAAGG agcTGCGTATTCCAGACAATGCCAATGTCTTCTACGCCATGAACTCCACTGCCAACTATGATTTTGTGTTGAAGAAGCGCGGCTCCATGCGGCCAGTTAGAGCCAAAGCCGTGGCCAGTTCTACCCTGCCCCGAATGAAACAGAAGGGACTCAAGATCGCAAAGggcattttctga
- the LOC117375948 gene encoding ral guanine nucleotide dissociation stimulator-like isoform X3, whose translation MVVEMFDSSWKVRSIWDGVKLEVAEDPSPVVLHSFTHLDPDLPLLESSTQEIGEESEEDAVFTITLRKVQLHHSASKGQRWLGVDSEAALSLYETCKVRTIKAGTLERLVEYMVTAFKDRDSTYVTIFLCTYRSFATTRQVLDLLLNRYAKLQNVPVTAHRVSQDECTELRNTVSSILGAWLDQYSEDFWSPPHYESLHQLLAYLHLHFPGSDLERRARNLLAHFLRRQQCEPDSDGEHIGCPFATQEESGFEDELPAFSFLSFDPIMVAEQFTLMDADLFKKVVPYHCLGGIWSQRDKKGKEHLAPTIRATVAQFNSVTNCVITTCLSNPSLKHTQRARLLERWIDVARECRILKNFSSLRAILSALQCNSIHRLKRTWDEVSRESFRMFRELSEIFSDDNNYSLSRELLVKEGTSKFATLEINPKRAQRRHQQQRDLGVMQGTIPYLGTFLTDLVMMDTAMKDYTENGLINFEKRRKEFEVIAQIKLLQLASNNYSFTQDSHFREWFSGVEKLTEAESYNLSCEIEPLSESASNTLRAKKNGGIMKRWSDRQLTEAGCSSASSHSKSFDQAQYRPYQSGGDSGDALSVTSVSSSGSDLEDVNPSFLSDSPEGHHERKTSTPSVKLSVSALSRDAPVADTTSTVTSQDKTPAVIRKAMIKHNLEREKSEDYELMQKIAEDKELRIPDNANVFYAMNSTANYDFVLKKRGSMRPVRAKAVASSTLPRMKQKGLKIAKGIF comes from the exons AGCTCCACTCAGGAGATCGGGGAGGAGTCCGAGGAGGATGCGGTCTTCACCATCACACTGCGGAAGGTGCAGTTACACCACTCAGCCAGTAAGGGTCAACGGTGGTTGGGCGTGGACTCGGAGGCGGCCCTGAGCTTGTACGAGACGTGTAAGGTGCGGACGATCAAAGCGGGGACGCTCGAGAGGCTGGTGGAGTACATGGTGACAGCGTTTAAGGACAGAGACTCCACCTACGTCACCATCTTCCTCTGCACGTACCGGTCATTCGCTACCACCAGACAAGTGCTCGATCTGCTGCTCAACAG ATATGCCAAGCTCCAGAATGTGCCTGTCACAGCTCACAGAGTCTCTCAGGACGAGTGCACCGAGCTCAGAAA TACGGTGTCGTCGATCCTGGGTGCGTGGCTGGACCAGTACTCAGAGGACTTCTGGAGCCCTCCGCACTATGAGTCCCTACACCAGTTGTTAGCCTACCTGCACCTGCACTTCCCCGGGTCCGACCTGGAGAGACGCGCTCGCAACCTGCTCGCTCACTTCCTTCGCAGGCAGCAGTGTGAGCCAGACTCCGACG GGGAGCACATTGGCTGTCCATTTGCCACGCAGGAGGAGAGTGGATTTGAAGATGAACTCCCGGCCTTTAGTTTCCTGTCCTTTGACCCCATCATGGTGGCAGAGCAGTTCACACTCATGGACGCG GACCTGTTTAAGAAGGTGGTGCCGTACCACTGTCTGGGTGGTATCTGGTCTCAGAGGGACAAAAAGGGCAAAGAGCATTTAGCGCCGACCATccgagcgacagtagctcagttcaACTCCGTCACCAACTGTGTGATCACCACCTGCCTGAGCAACCCCAGCCTCAAGCACACCCAGAGAGCCCGGCTGCTCGAGAGGTGGATCGACGTCGCACGG GAGTGTCGGATTTTGAAAAACTTCTCGTCGTTAAGAGCCATTTTATCAGCGCTTCAGTGTAACTCCATTCACCGACTCAAGAGGACCTGGGACGAAGTTTCACG AGAGAGTTTCCGAATGTTCCGTGAACTGTCTGAAATCTTCTCTGACGACAATAACTACTCCCTCAGCCGAGAGCTGCTGGTGAAG GAGGGCACGTCCAAATTTGCCACTTTGGAAATCAACCCAAAACGAGCCCAGAGGAGACACCAGCAGCAGAGAGACCTG GGCGTGATGCAGGGGACCATTCCGTATCTGGGCACTTTTCTGACGGACCTTGTTATGATGGACACTGCCATGAAAGACTACACAGAG aACGGGCTTATCAACTTCGAAAAGAGACGGAAG GAGTTTGAGGTGATAGCTCAGATCAAACTGCTGCAGTTGGCCTCTAATAACTACAGCTTCACTCAGGACAGCCACTTCAGAGAGTGGTTCAGCGGAGTGGAGAAGCTCACCGAAGCAGAAAG TTATAACCTGTCATGTGAAATCGAGCCTTTGTCTGAATCGGCCAGTAACACTTTGAGGGCCAAAAAGAACGGAGGCATCATGAAGCGTTGGAGCGA TCGTCAGCTGACAGAGGCGGGCTGCAGCAGCGCCTCGTCCCACTCCAAGTCCTTTGACCAGGCGCAGTATCGGCCGTACCAGAGTGGGGGCGACAGTGGGGATGCCCTCAGTGTGACCTCAGTCAGCTCCAGTGGGTCTGACCTGGAGGACGTCAACCCCAGCTTCTTATCCGACTCTCCAGAGGGACACCACGAACGCAAG acgTCCACTCCCTCAGTGAAgctgtctgtctctgctctgagcaGAGACGCTCCTGTCGCTGACACCACCTCTACG GTGACGAGTCAGGACAAGACTCCAGCTGTGATCAGAAAAGCCATGATCAAACACaacctggagagagagaagagcgaggACTACGAGCTCATGCAGAAGATCGCAGAGGACAAGG agcTGCGTATTCCAGACAATGCCAATGTCTTCTACGCCATGAACTCCACTGCCAACTATGATTTTGTGTTGAAGAAGCGCGGCTCCATGCGGCCAGTTAGAGCCAAAGCCGTGGCCAGTTCTACCCTGCCCCGAATGAAACAGAAGGGACTCAAGATCGCAAAGggcattttctga
- the slc25a25a gene encoding calcium-binding mitochondrial carrier protein SCaMC-2-A: MLGLCLYVPVSNADQVEVEYFESNGLPSELKSLFNKLSVFLPSQEFSTYQKWRKKSVQAEEGSADGQLDFEEFVHYLQDYEKDLKLVVKSFDKKNAGYVDPKEFVQSLRDLGVHISLQQAEKALASMDKNGLITISSKDWSNCAVTVEKADNIPEIILYWKHSTIFDVGDNLLVPDEFTLEEKQTGMWWRHLVAGGGAGVVSRTCTAPLDRLKVMMQVYGSRTNNMCIMSGLTQMIREGGTRALWRGNGVNVLKIAPESALKFMAYEQIKRLIGSEKETLSILERFVAGSMAGVIAQSTIYPMEVLKTRLALRKTGQYSGISDCAKQILRKEGLSAFYKGYVPNMLGIIPYAGIDLAIYETLKNHYLQHYSTNSSDPGVVLLLACGTVSSTCGQLASYPLALVRTRMQAQAVCDGDSRVSMSGLFRQILQSEGPTGLYRGLAPNFLKVIPAVSISYVVYENIKTQLGVTSR, from the exons ATGCTCGGCCTGTGCCTTTACGTGCCCGTGTCCAACGCTGACCAGGTGGAAGTGGAGTATTTCGAGTCAAACGGACTGCCTTCGGAGCTCAAGTCGCTCTTCAACAAACTTAGCGTGTTCCTGCCCTCCCAAGAATTTTCTACTTACCAAAAATGGAGAAAG AAATCTGTCCAAGCGGAGGAGGGCAGCGCAGATGGCCAACTGGACTTCGAGGAGTTTGTTCATTATCTCCAAGACTACGAGAAAGACCTAAAACTAGTGGTGAAGAGCTTCGACAAGAAAAATGCAG GTTATGTCGACCCTAAAGAGTTTGTACAGTCCCTCCGTGACCTTGGCGTCCACATTTCTTTACAACAAGCAGAAAAAGCACTAGCAAG CATGGACAAGAATGGCCTGATCACGATTAGCAGCAAAGACTGGAGCAACTGTGCAGTGACGGTGGAGAAAGCCGACAACATCCCTGAGATCATCCTCTACTGGAAGCACTCCACG atcttTGATGTGGGCGATAACTTGCTGGTGCCTGATGAGTTCACGCTGGAGGAGAAGCAGACAGGCATGTGGTGGAGACACCTGGTGGCCGGAGGTGGAGCCGGAGTAGTGTCCAGGACGTGCACCGCACCTTTGGATCGCCTCAAAGTCATGATGCAG GTATATGGATCCAGGACCAATAACATGTGCATAATGAGTGGTCTAACCCAGATGATCCGGGAAGGGGGCACACGCGCTCTGTGGAGGGGCAATGGTGTCAACGTGCTCAAGATCGCCCCCGAGTCAGCCCTCAAGTTTATGGCCTATGAACag ATTAAACGGTTGATTGGCAGCGAGAAGGAGACTCTGAGCATCTTGGAGCGGTTCGTGGCTGGTTCTATGGCTGGAGTGATTGCACAGAGTACCATTTACCCAATGGAG GTGCTGAAGACACGTCTAGCTCTGCGTAAAACCGGGCAATACTCGGGGATCTCAGACTGCGCCAAACAGATTCTCAGAAAAGAAGGGCTCTCTGCGTTCTACAAAGGCTACGTCCCAAACATGTTGGGCATCATCCCATACGCAGGCATTGACCTGGCCATCTACGAG actcTAAAGAACCACTACCTGCAGCACTACAGCACTAACTCTTCAGACCCAGGCGTGGTGCTGCTCCTGGCCTGTGGGACAGTCTCCTCCACCTGTGGACAGCTGGCCTCCTACCCCCTAGCTCTGGTCCGGACTCGCATGCAAGCACAAG cGGTATGTGATGGCGACAGCCGCGTCTCCATGTCTGGTCTGTTCAGGCAGATCCTACAGAGCGAAGGACCCACGGGTTTGTACCGTGGACTCGCCCCCAACTTCCTCAAAGTCATCCCCGCTGTCAGTATCAGTTACGTGGTGTACGAGAACATCAAGACTCAGCTCGGGGTCACGTCACGCTGA
- the LOC117375948 gene encoding ral guanine nucleotide dissociation stimulator-like isoform X1 produces MVVEMFDSSWKVRSIWDGVKLEVAEDPSPVVLHSFTHLDPDLPLLESSTQEIGEESEEDAVFTITLRKVQLHHSASKGQRWLGVDSEAALSLYETCKVRTIKAGTLERLVEYMVTAFKDRDSTYVTIFLCTYRSFATTRQVLDLLLNRYAKLQNVPVTAHRVSQDECTELRNTVSSILGAWLDQYSEDFWSPPHYESLHQLLAYLHLHFPGSDLERRARNLLAHFLRRQQCEPDSDGEHIGCPFATQEESGFEDELPAFSFLSFDPIMVAEQFTLMDADLFKKVVPYHCLGGIWSQRDKKGKEHLAPTIRATVAQFNSVTNCVITTCLSNPSLKHTQRARLLERWIDVARECRILKNFSSLRAILSALQCNSIHRLKRTWDEVSRESFRMFRELSEIFSDDNNYSLSRELLVKEGTSKFATLEINPKRAQRRHQQQRDLGVMQGTIPYLGTFLTDLVMMDTAMKDYTENGLINFEKRRKEFEVIAQIKLLQLASNNYSFTQDSHFREWFSGVEKLTEAESYNLSCEIEPLSESASNTLRAKKNGGIMKRWSDRQLTEAGCSSASSHSKSFDQAQYRPYQSGGDSGDALSVTSVSSSGSDLEDVNPSFLSDSPEGHHERKTSTPSVKLSVSALSRDAPVADTTSTFWECTSLSSLDTSGMGSGSGSSSASSSSASCSTPLSASRSHHKRSVSAVSNYSTLSLPLYNQQVDDCCIIRVSLDVENGNMYKSILVTSQDKTPAVIRKAMIKHNLEREKSEDYELMQKIAEDKELRIPDNANVFYAMNSTANYDFVLKKRGSMRPVRAKAVASSTLPRMKQKGLKIAKGIF; encoded by the exons AGCTCCACTCAGGAGATCGGGGAGGAGTCCGAGGAGGATGCGGTCTTCACCATCACACTGCGGAAGGTGCAGTTACACCACTCAGCCAGTAAGGGTCAACGGTGGTTGGGCGTGGACTCGGAGGCGGCCCTGAGCTTGTACGAGACGTGTAAGGTGCGGACGATCAAAGCGGGGACGCTCGAGAGGCTGGTGGAGTACATGGTGACAGCGTTTAAGGACAGAGACTCCACCTACGTCACCATCTTCCTCTGCACGTACCGGTCATTCGCTACCACCAGACAAGTGCTCGATCTGCTGCTCAACAG ATATGCCAAGCTCCAGAATGTGCCTGTCACAGCTCACAGAGTCTCTCAGGACGAGTGCACCGAGCTCAGAAA TACGGTGTCGTCGATCCTGGGTGCGTGGCTGGACCAGTACTCAGAGGACTTCTGGAGCCCTCCGCACTATGAGTCCCTACACCAGTTGTTAGCCTACCTGCACCTGCACTTCCCCGGGTCCGACCTGGAGAGACGCGCTCGCAACCTGCTCGCTCACTTCCTTCGCAGGCAGCAGTGTGAGCCAGACTCCGACG GGGAGCACATTGGCTGTCCATTTGCCACGCAGGAGGAGAGTGGATTTGAAGATGAACTCCCGGCCTTTAGTTTCCTGTCCTTTGACCCCATCATGGTGGCAGAGCAGTTCACACTCATGGACGCG GACCTGTTTAAGAAGGTGGTGCCGTACCACTGTCTGGGTGGTATCTGGTCTCAGAGGGACAAAAAGGGCAAAGAGCATTTAGCGCCGACCATccgagcgacagtagctcagttcaACTCCGTCACCAACTGTGTGATCACCACCTGCCTGAGCAACCCCAGCCTCAAGCACACCCAGAGAGCCCGGCTGCTCGAGAGGTGGATCGACGTCGCACGG GAGTGTCGGATTTTGAAAAACTTCTCGTCGTTAAGAGCCATTTTATCAGCGCTTCAGTGTAACTCCATTCACCGACTCAAGAGGACCTGGGACGAAGTTTCACG AGAGAGTTTCCGAATGTTCCGTGAACTGTCTGAAATCTTCTCTGACGACAATAACTACTCCCTCAGCCGAGAGCTGCTGGTGAAG GAGGGCACGTCCAAATTTGCCACTTTGGAAATCAACCCAAAACGAGCCCAGAGGAGACACCAGCAGCAGAGAGACCTG GGCGTGATGCAGGGGACCATTCCGTATCTGGGCACTTTTCTGACGGACCTTGTTATGATGGACACTGCCATGAAAGACTACACAGAG aACGGGCTTATCAACTTCGAAAAGAGACGGAAG GAGTTTGAGGTGATAGCTCAGATCAAACTGCTGCAGTTGGCCTCTAATAACTACAGCTTCACTCAGGACAGCCACTTCAGAGAGTGGTTCAGCGGAGTGGAGAAGCTCACCGAAGCAGAAAG TTATAACCTGTCATGTGAAATCGAGCCTTTGTCTGAATCGGCCAGTAACACTTTGAGGGCCAAAAAGAACGGAGGCATCATGAAGCGTTGGAGCGA TCGTCAGCTGACAGAGGCGGGCTGCAGCAGCGCCTCGTCCCACTCCAAGTCCTTTGACCAGGCGCAGTATCGGCCGTACCAGAGTGGGGGCGACAGTGGGGATGCCCTCAGTGTGACCTCAGTCAGCTCCAGTGGGTCTGACCTGGAGGACGTCAACCCCAGCTTCTTATCCGACTCTCCAGAGGGACACCACGAACGCAAG acgTCCACTCCCTCAGTGAAgctgtctgtctctgctctgagcaGAGACGCTCCTGTCGCTGACACCACCTCTACG TTCTGGGAGTGCACGTCGCTCTCGTCTCTGGACACGTCAGGGAtgggctctggctctggctcctcttcggcttcctcttcttctgcctCCTGCTCCACACCCCTGTCCGCCTCTCGCTCTCACCACAAACGTTCTGTCTCCGCTGTGTCCAACTACTCCACCCTATCCCTGCCCCTGTACAACCAGCAGGTGGATGATTGCTGCATCATTCGCGTCAGCCTGGACGTGGAGAACGGCAACATGTACAAGAGCATACTG GTGACGAGTCAGGACAAGACTCCAGCTGTGATCAGAAAAGCCATGATCAAACACaacctggagagagagaagagcgaggACTACGAGCTCATGCAGAAGATCGCAGAGGACAAGG agcTGCGTATTCCAGACAATGCCAATGTCTTCTACGCCATGAACTCCACTGCCAACTATGATTTTGTGTTGAAGAAGCGCGGCTCCATGCGGCCAGTTAGAGCCAAAGCCGTGGCCAGTTCTACCCTGCCCCGAATGAAACAGAAGGGACTCAAGATCGCAAAGggcattttctga